The Candidatus Eisenbacteria bacterium DNA segment TGGCCCCATTCGCGCAAGGCATTGGCCGAGTCACCGCTCGCGCTCCACGGCACCGAAGTCCTGCGCAAGGTGACGTGCGAGAACGCCGCGCGCGTGTACGGGTTCCACGTGTGAGGCGCCGAGGCGGGTGACGTCCCTCGGGCGGCACCCGCATGGCCCGGAGACGGCTAGAGCCCGAGGTCCTTCATGGCCTGACTGCAGCGCTTGCTGAGCTTGTCGCCCTGCTTCTTCAGACACTCGACGATCCGCCCCTCGCCGGCCTGGACGGACGCGCAGTGCTTCGCGATGTCGTCCTTGCACTCGGCCGCGCCGTACGAGAGGGCTGCCACGGCTCGCTCGAGGCGTACCGACGCATCATAGAGCCCGTAGTCGCAGCGCGCCGAGAGCTTGTCCTCGAAGGCGTAGAGACACGCCAGAAGTCGCCCTTCGCCCGGCGTCACCTGCTTGCAGTACGTGTCGAGCTCCGCCTTGCAGGCTTCCTTCACTTCATTGGCGAGCGGATCCTGATCCGCTCGAGCAAGCGGGGCGAGCGTACACAGCACGAGTGCGAATCCCACCGTCACCATCAATCGCATACAACGGATCCTCCTTCGCGGGCTGGATGCCCCCCTGAGCGCGGGCGCCGTATCTCTTTTGTCAGTTGTCGCACCAGATCGCCGCTTGCCCGTAGCAGCGATAGAGCGTGTTGCCGTAGCCGTCCTGGTTCCATTGCCAGGTGCAGGTGCCGCGCTGACCCCCGCCCTCGAACGGGCTCGGCATCCCACCGGAGGTGCTGCACGCCTGCTCGCTGTACTGCGACGCGATCGCGATCGCGTCGCTGCAGCAGGCGCTCTTGCTCTCGTAGACCCAGCCGGTGTCGCCCCAGCCGGGATACTCGGTCGCGTACGCCGCGACGACGGCGCCGAGAAGGACGACGAGGGTGGGGATCGACGATCGCACGGTTGCTGCCTCCCCGTCGCGTCTAGCAGGAAGCTCGTGCCGCTGACCAGCGCCACCCAGGGGCAGGTCGCTCCGCCTCGCGCCGGCCGCATCACCCCTTTGCCTCGCTCCCGCGAGGCCGTGTAGACCGGGCCGGCATGAGGCTTCTCGCGGCCGCGCTGATCGCCCTCTTCGCCACGGCGTGCGCGCATCGGGCGACGACGCCGCCCGTCGAAGCGTCGGGTTTCCTCGAGGACTACGGGCTCCTGCGCCCAGGCGGGCCGAACGAGCTTGCGCTCGTGTATCGCAACCCGAAGGCCGTCTGGACGTCGTACGACAAGGTGCTGCTCGATCCCGTCACGCTGTGGCGAAGCGGGCCCAAGGCGCTCGATCCCGTGCCGCGGGAGGACCTGCTCCGGCTGGTCACCGACT contains these protein-coding regions:
- a CDS encoding cysteine rich repeat-containing protein codes for the protein MRLMVTVGFALVLCTLAPLARADQDPLANEVKEACKAELDTYCKQVTPGEGRLLACLYAFEDKLSARCDYGLYDASVRLERAVAALSYGAAECKDDIAKHCASVQAGEGRIVECLKKQGDKLSKRCSQAMKDLGL